The Lacrimispora xylanolytica genome has a segment encoding these proteins:
- a CDS encoding HD domain-containing protein yields MVEKAAAFAAKSHEGTYRKGSKIPYIVHPLETAVIVTVMAADEELICAALLHDVVEDAGVTEEELKKEFGLRVARLVMEETEDKTKSWKERKCATLHHLEHASLECKKLVLADKLSNLRSTARDYYLLGDEIWERFNEKNKSEHAWYYKGIAERLCGLETYPAYQEYTTLCKMVFG; encoded by the coding sequence ATGGTCGAGAAAGCGGCTGCATTTGCGGCTAAGTCTCATGAGGGAACTTATCGCAAGGGAAGCAAAATTCCCTATATCGTCCATCCATTAGAAACAGCAGTCATCGTTACCGTAATGGCGGCTGATGAGGAACTCATTTGCGCCGCTCTTCTGCACGACGTGGTCGAGGATGCCGGAGTAACGGAAGAAGAGCTGAAAAAGGAATTCGGACTAAGGGTGGCAAGGCTTGTCATGGAAGAGACAGAAGATAAGACAAAGAGCTGGAAAGAGAGAAAGTGCGCGACCCTTCATCATCTGGAACATGCCTCCCTGGAGTGTAAGAAACTTGTTTTAGCGGACAAGTTAAGCAATCTTCGCTCTACGGCAAGGGATTATTATCTTTTGGGAGATGAAATATGGGAACGCTTTAATGAAAAGAATAAATCAGAGCATGCGTGGTATTACAAAGGAATCGCAGAACGGCTTTGCGGCCTTGAAACGTATCCTGCCTACCAGGAATACACCACTCTGTGCAAGATGGTTTTTGGTTAA